A window of Chryseobacterium sp. IHB B 17019 genomic DNA:
GCATTTAATTCTGGCAAATTACATTCTGGAGAATTCCGATATGGATGAATTGTGGTTTGTGGTAAGTCCGCAAAATCCTTTTAAAGAAAAAAAATCTTTGTTAAAGGATCACAACAGATTGGATATGGTGCAGCTTGCCGTAAAAAACTATCCTAAAATGCGTGCTTCTAATGTAGAATTTTCACTTCCACAACCGAGCTATACGATTGATACTCTGACATATCTTCATGAAAAATATCCCGATTATTCTTTTAGCTTAATTATGGGTGAAGATAATTTGGGCAGCCTTCATAAGTGGAAAAATTCTGAAACTTTAATTAAAAATCATCATATTATTGTTTATCCAAGAATGTTTGAGGGTGAAAAAAAAGATTCAGAATATCTTCAGCATGACAATATTTCTTTGATTAAAGCTCCTGTTATTGAACTTTCTGCAACGGAAATC
This region includes:
- the nadD gene encoding nicotinate (nicotinamide) nucleotide adenylyltransferase, with product MKKIGLFFGSFNPIHIGHLILANYILENSDMDELWFVVSPQNPFKEKKSLLKDHNRLDMVQLAVKNYPKMRASNVEFSLPQPSYTIDTLTYLHEKYPDYSFSLIMGEDNLGSLHKWKNSETLIKNHHIIVYPRMFEGEKKDSEYLQHDNISLIKAPVIELSATEIRNMIRDGKNVRPMLPPEVFEYLDGSSFYK